The region gtcctcaaacaattgcatggcatgctttcgctgtaatagctactgtaaatcagacagtgcagttagattaacaagaatgtaagctttcaaCTGATATAAGacatgtacctaaatgtttaatatacaTCATTTTTATGGTTATTTTTTTAATTGCGTACCCTTCAGTTTTCCCGCTAGCAGGACGCCTAGGCTATTAAcatttggaaacagtgccagggaaactaaaccaaagcatggattgctgtcacaCCTGGTCCATATACTGATTaaagggtaaggaaaccaatataggtgaactatccctttatcGAGAACACAGTTTGGAAACCATTTGGAAAAAAGCAAAAGTCACATCAGCAATCATAGCAAGGACTTGATGAGAGGTGTACCATCACTTTAGAGGCCAAAATTAAACCGACGTAACAGCACGAGGGGGCCACAACAAACTTTCTTCCGTCGCGACATCCCTCCAAGGCCCTTCTGTTACCTTGCTAACTCTGGCCCGCAAGCTGCCTGAagccactcactggacccctatgatcagtcggctacacatgcctctcgcTAACGTCAAtaccttgtccattgctgttttggttagtatctattgccttatttcactgtagagcctctatccctgctcaatacgccttatttatttatttacacttTAGTTCCTCctaccacacatgcggtgacatcacctggtttaaattatatttctagagacaatatcgcTTTCATCGACAGTCTATGCACATGTTTACCCTCACTGTATCCACATCCTACcgttcctttgtctgtacatgatgccttgaatctattctaccgtgcccagaaatctgctgcttttactctctgttctgaacgtactagatgaccagttattttagccgtacccttatcctactcctcctctgttcctctggtgatgtggaggttaatccaggccctgcggtgcctagctccactcccattccccaggcgctatcatttgttgacttctgtaaccgtaaaagccttggtttcatgcatgttaacactagaagcatcccccctaagtttgttttattcactgccctagcacactctgacaacccggatgtcctagccatgtctgaatcctggctcaggaagaccaccaaaaaccctgaaatttagaagatagaactgccaaagggggctgtgttgcaatctactgcagagatagcccgcagagttctgtcttactatccaggtctgtacccaaacaatttgcgCTTCTACTTTGacaatccacctttccagaaacaagtctctcacctttGTTGCAtgctatagacccccctctgcctctagctgtgccctggacaccatatgtgaactgattgccccccatctatcttcagagctcatgctgctaggtcacctaaactgggacatgcttacaccccggccatcctacaacctatgcttgatgccctcaatctctcaCAAATTATCAATAAACCCACCAGGtccaaccccaaatccgtaaacacgggcaccctcatagatatcatcctaaccaacttgccctccaaatatacctctgctgttttcaaccaagatctcagggattactgcctcattgcctgcatccgtaatgggtctgcggtcaaacaaccacccctcagtagcctccaactgctcttcagcatcactactctggacggttctaacttagaatatgtggacaactacaaatacctaggtgtctggctagactgtaaactctccttccagactcacattaagcatctccaatccaaagttaaatctagaatcggtttcctgtttcacaacaaagcatccttcactcatgctgccaaacataccctcataaaactgaccatcctgccGATCCtggacttcagcgatgtcatctataaaatagcatccaacactctactcaacaaattggatgcagtttatcacactgccatccattttgttaccaaagccccatatatcacccaccactgcaacctgtacgctctcgttggctggccatcgcttcatactcgtcgccaaaacgactggctccaggtcatctacaagtctctgctaggtaaagccccgccttatctcagctcactggtcagcaTAGCAGcgcccacccatagcacgcgctccagcaggtatatctcactggtcaccccctaAGCCAATTCCTCggttggccgcctttccttccagttctctgttgccaatgactggaacgaactgcaaaactcactgaagctggagacctatatttccctcactagctttaagcaccagctgtcagagcagctcacagatcactgcacctgtacatagcccatctgtaaacagcccatccaactacctcattccgatactgtatttatttatcttgctcctttgcaccccagtatctctacttgcacattcatcttctgcacatctaccattccagtgtctaattgctatattgtgattacttcgccaccatggcttacctcccttatcttacctcatttgtgctcactgtatatagatttttcttttttgtactgtattattgactgtatgtttgtttattccatgtgcaactctgtgttgttgtgtgtgtcgaactgctgtgctttatcttggccaggtggcagttgtaaatgagaacttgttctcaactagcctacctggttaaataaaggtgaaaaaaaaaatgaaaaaacaaaagaaaaaaaaaaacaaagcactCACTCAGCATGCCAAGTGAAGAAAGGGAGGCATTTATTTGACACACGCTTGCATGCACCGGATCacatgcatacagacacacacaacataacatttTATCTGCACAGTACAAATATACCAATGGGAATCTCATCATCCAGGAATTAAAGAGTTAATGGTCATCCTAATCATGGTCATCCTAATCAAATAGACTTTGAGAATGCTTCATACCATTCTAACTATCTAATGAAAAGCGAGAGATAATCGGGTATAAATGAGAGTTGGTTAAAACGTTTCTATGACAGTAAAGCTATTAAAAATGTGTATGGGAGTGGATTGGTGAGGTTAGGCACACATTCTGAATAAAAGAGCACTTTCAATATCATAAATTAAACATCACCTGCAGTGTTTTAACGTGAAGGTGTGTGGGTGTATGGCACCGTTTTGCACACATAAGCATAAATAAAAGTTAAGGTCCAGTTGCAGCATAAAACATTGTAACATGAATTGCTTTCAGCAGGTTTATCAGAGTACACACTGTCAGTCCTACCTGGAATACAGCTTCTTTCCAGAATGTTTAGCCCATCACatccctggccatagagatgcaGATTTCTTTGATAATATCTATAGAAATAATTATGCACCCAAATGATCACAGGAACAACACATTTTTATCAACATCAGATACACTGATTATTcaacacattaagaacacctgctctttgttaaatccacttcaatcagtgtaaatgaaagggaaagagaaaggttaaagaatcatttttaagccttgagatatggattgtgtatgtgtgccattcagagggtgaatgggaaagacaaaagatttgtgcctttgaatggggtatgatagtaggtgccaggcgcaccggtttgtgtcaagaactgcaacactgctgggtttttcacgctaaacagtttcccctgtgtatcaagaatggtctaccacccaaaggacctccagccaacttgacacaactgtgggaagcattggagtcaacatgggctaaCATCCCTGTAGGGAGGGAGGTGCAAGTcactattaggaaggtgttcctaatgtttgatatCACATCATACACGTCCTGCACTTAACTGTATAGGCTACCTCCAGTTCTGCTCAGAATAGATGGCACACGGTAATGTTTTAATTTTAAATGACTTGACATTCAGTAAATAATACTTTATGACTGAGTGAAAACGTTTGTTTAATGTTAAATGACAGTTTATGGTCTGCATAAATTATTGTTATGACTCCCTTGACAATGAGACTACATCTGCTGAAAAACCACATTTCCCAGCCCCAGCTTCGCATTTAGATTTCCTGTAGGGCTGTTCAACATTCTCTCTACAGCAACCCACGGCGCTGTGTTGTTCTTGGTTGAAGGAACAagcaaataataataatgttgggCCAGGTTGTACGACGATTCACAACCTCTGCGGTTCGCTCATCTCATTACGGCGAGGGACCAGGACAGGTAATTTCCTAAAAAAATAAAGGTTATAAAGATGAGTTAAATAAAGCTGCTGTTAGGCTTAGCCGGCGTCTGTCGGTCATAAACTAGGTAACGTTAGCCTTAATCTGCAGGGTTGTCGTGTCAAAACTAAGTGCTAATTTTGGAAGTTATGAGTCATATCGAGATACGTTAGATATGGGTGTGTATTGTAGTCAAGGTCGTTGTCTATTTGACTCCTGTGTGGGGCTTTTACTTGCCGTAACGTTGGGTAGGTAGCTAGTTAGCGTTACAAACCATGCAtagccatctagctagctaaattagtcAATTAATTTATACTAGCTAACTATTCAAATGTTACTCACGTTAGCTAGTCCTGGATTGTCAGAAGATACTGTGAAATAGATACGGATACTTCTTCAAGTCGTCATAGAGGACATGGAGTGGTTAACATCCCTCTTAAACATGATTATTAGGGCTAGCGGTAGTTACATTATTGGTTAAATCGTCAATTTGTACGATTAAACTGAGACTACCATGTAACTGCAGCCTATGTCGAAAATATAAGACAACGTCGTcacaaatctgggaccaggcttggaaactctaaccctggcaattgaCAGGGAAACTCAAGGGTGTACTCGCAATGGCTGTCTGGTATTATGATGCAATCATTTCTATGGTATTTTAGAATGTTTTGTCAATTGATACTGGATTACAATGGTAATGTTCATTCAAATTTTGCAAGCTGATGTGGCTCTTGCAGTGGATTGtatttttgtaatgtcagttgagttgactcaacaaatcacagcacaaaTTGAAGGGCACACTTCCTGCTTTTAGTCCTGGCtcaatggctgccagtccacccattatgccaccATTGACTTGACTGGAGACACCCTTTCTATTCATTCTTATTTCTATGGTCTTAACCATTGTCATCTTCATCCTAGGCtgcagctagccagctaacggtTAATGCTATACGGGATCCTTTGAACTTCCCTACCACTAAAGAAAAACCTTAacacctaacccttaaccatgaAAATGTTCAACTTCAATGGTGTAGGATCCCGAGTAGCAAGTACGGACAGCTAACGTTACTTTCAAAGTCTTTTGAGTTCCAATTGTACTGGTTGACACTGATTGTCCTCAAGCAGACGTTGGCTGCAGTCCTACTTAGACGGTCATAACCTTGTCCATGTATTCAGTCACGTGGAACTGTGATAAGCTTATTACATGGTCAGCTCTCTCTAAATACCTATGATGTGTTTATGTTTGTTAGAACCTGCCATTCTCAGTAGACAACAAGTGGCGTCTGCTGGCAATGATGGTGGTGTTCTTCGGCAGTGGCTTTGCCTTCCCCTTTATCGTCGTCAGACACCAGCTCCTGAAGAAGTGAAGTGGCAATGCATGCCACGTAACCTCCAAGGTAATTGCCGCTGATCTATTTTTCATCTGAATGTCAGCACTGTTTGGCATTTACATACATCCTGATGGGAACAATTACCAGACTTTGACGTCTATCACGCAGTCGGTAGTTGTATCTTATTCTACAGCAGACCTCAAGTAAATTATCGGTGTCTGTGGGTGATAGTTACAAATGTCATGCAAGTTTATTTTCAGTTCAGCTTTTAAGATAAGCTTGCACATTAGCATGGTAATGTGATAGTTTATTACCAACCCTGATAAATATCTGATTGAAATTAGGCTGAATTTCAATCGTCACTGTCACATTTATCTCTGGTGTTTACTCAGAAATTGGATTTCTGTCATCGGCTTTGTGTAAGCCTTCTTATCAATCTGTCTTTTGTGTCCTTTGCAGGTCTGCGCTCAACATATTTATCCAGCAGAATTCCATTCGCTTCGAAGAATGGAAATCCCTAATTGTTTGTAAATAAAGTTCACTCAAATGTATATTGTTCGAATACGTTTTTGTCTTTGAGTTTGGGTTTCCACTAGATTCTGTAGCCACAAAGTAAAAATTGGCTATTGTAAATATTAATGAAAACAAATCTGCTATtttgtcttaatttaaggttagcagTATGTttgtttaaaatcagattttaagaagatcCATTGTGGGAATAGGCAGGGTTTAGCCACGATTACTTTGTGGCTATAGAAGCTAGTGACAACATTGAGTTTGTGGTCCAGACTGTGATGTCATGCTTCAGCATACGCATCTCCAGAAGTGTCACTCATGGAGTAATCATTTTTATGCGAGTTTTCAGAATAATGTAGGCACAAAATGGGGAGAAGCATGTCTGAgacttattttcattttttttcctgTTTTGTGCCTACTGTACAAAAAGTTGTCAACTAGGTTTGTTTCCAAGTGGTATTTTCTGTGTGTATTTGACTCCATAATatacactaccgctcaaaagtttggggtcacttagaaatgtccttgtttctgaaagaaaagcagttattttttgtccattaaaataacaaaattgatcagaaatacagtataaacattgttcatgttgtaaatgactattgtagctggaaacggctgatttttaatggaatatctacataggcctattatcagcaaccatcactcctgtgttccaatggcacgttgtgttagctaatccaagtttatacattgaaaaggctaattaatcattataaaacccttttgcaattatgttggcaCAGCTGCTAAACgattctgattaaagaagcaataaaactggccttctttgaGATTAAactggctgcattggaccttttagGTAATTAACATCTCAtcgtgcttagggtcatgtatgaaaatgctgggcaggccattattttggctaccatggctatggcCTCATAGAAtgacaaaatacctccatacaccgggcacgagtggtcactgactggtttgatgagcatgaaaacaatgtaaaccatatgccatggctgtctcactctcaccagatctcaacccaattgaatacttattgggagattctggagcagcgccTGAGACTGCGTTTCccaccaacaaaacaccaaatgatggaatttcttgtgaTAGAGCGTGAGCTTAATTGCTAAGTAGCACTAGCTAGTTCACATTGGCTTGGGAAACTACCTctaacataaaaatggtatccatgagttcatctgaccgGGGAAGTAGATGTCTTCATTGTTAAAATCCCGAAATATTCCTTTAAGACACTTGTTGGTATTTCCATGCAGTTGGAGGAGGCTCAATCTCTCCTGTCTGCCAATGCAGAGTTTATCTCAAATGAATGCTTTTTTTAAAGCAGTTGGCCTTTGGGATTTTAGGTCCATACAATTATGTCTTGAGGTGTGAACAAAATTGTTTCAATAATAGCATGCTGTTAGCACACTTTCAGAATATTGATTTACACAAAAGATGATTGACTCAGTCTGGAGAAAAATCTAAATGTTCACTAAATTAGATAAGACTTATTTAGATTTTGCGTCTGTCACAAAATAAATTCAGTAGAAGGTATGGAAAGCCTAGAGCCTTAAATGTATTTAGCATTGAAATTgaatgtcaatttgaatgcagGGCATGAACCAAAACATCCAGTTCCTTCTGCTCTTTGCTATAGGTTTATGGATGGAATAGTTTCTCTTTCTCACTTGCTCTGTGTTGCAGGGTAGATTTTCAGGCTAGGGATGATCTTTttgaagttgtgtgtgtgtgtcagcaggaGAGAGACCCTCACAATGGGACATTGGTCATAAGAATGAGAAACgaccagggcccggtttcccaaaagcatcttaaggctaagttcattgtAAGAGCATTGTTAAATCTCCAAGATTTTTACCGAAAACAATCGATGCTAAAGGTAAACTTGAAAACACTTGTTCTTTACAAGTAAGTGTCGTTGAATATTATTTTTATTCCAATTGCGCTAAAATAAGCCAtctcaatatttgcagccataCTGTATAGCAGTGAAGGTTccacagaggaggaaggagaggataaTCCCCCTTGGTGAATAAAAAAAAAGGCTGATTCTGTGTCCTCGGGGTACGTTTTTAggattttataaaaaaatatgtttatacGTTAAATTCACCCCATATTTCTTTTATCACCTCTATCAAGTATTTTAGCTACTTTTCAGATGTATTTTATACCTCCATTTTCACTTCAATTATAGGCAGAGTTACTCTGTGcagtgtgtgttcttttgcccatcttaatattttcttttcattggccagtctgagatatggctttttctttgcaactctgccttgaagaccaacatcccggagtcgcctcttcactcttgacgttgagactggtgttttgcgggtactacttcatgaagctgacagttgaggacttgtgaggcatctgtttctcaaattagacactctaatgtacttgtcttcctGCTTCGTTGTGCACCGGAGCCTCACACTCCTCttcctattctggttagagacagtttgagctgttctgtgaagggagtagtacacaaagttgtacaagatcttcagtttcttggcagtttATCGCATGAAATagacttcatttctcagaacaagaatagactgacgagtttcagaagaaagtactttgtttctggccattttgagcctgtaatcaaacccacaaatgctgatgctccaaatactcaaGTAGTCTAAAtatggccagttttattgcttctttaatcagaacataAGTTTTGAGTTGTTaaaaacataattgcaaatgggttttctaacgatcaattagccttttaaaatgataaacttggattagctaacacaacgtgcattggaacacaggagtgatgtttgctgataatgggcctctgtatgcctacaTAATGTAGATAATCCATAAACAATTGTCAGTTtcctgctacaatagtcattttcaacattaacaatgtctacacagtatttctgatcaatttggtgtTATTATAATGGACATAAAATTgacctttctttcaaaaacaaggtaatttctaagtgaccccaaacagtagtgtatatattttacGGATTTAGTGTAAGCTATATGCTAGCTGTAATACTAGCCAAAGCATGTATGAAAACGCTAAGCAGTCTGTTATTTTTCTCAAACTGTACAAGCGTCATTTCCATCACAAACTTAactgtggtggaaatgacaaaaATCCATTGTTATTagtttaaaatgttgtttttttacttTAGGCTTATTTAATCATGTTTTAAATTAATTTAATCTAGAAAATGCTCCAAGGTGTGCACGATTTGAAAACTTAAGTTGTATTTAACTTAATTTTTAGAAGATGCCAAATAAAACAGCACAGAGGTCACAGACAtagaaacaaaataaaaaaatatatcctaTACGATACCAGGAACATCTGCAAAAAGACAGGGAGAGCTACTGTAAGAAAAAAGAGAAGGGAGAAGTGAAATCTATTTCTGAGCTTACAAAGCGAGAACAAAGAAGCTAGAGAAGGCAATGGAAAGGCAACCGGCGTATTGGAAGACCGACTTTAAAGAGAACAGTTGAAATGGACAACTATCTATCAGGcaacacaccacctcagtcaccagatGACTTGCAGCCAGAACATGAGGCCAACATACCTGCCCCAAACTTACCTGCCCCGTATGCACGCTCTGCTATCCCTTCCTCATCGTCTGCAACAGGATTGAGAATCCAAAAACTTGCTGGAAGGTTTGAAGAGGTCGCCCAAAAACATACAGAGGTCTTAGAGTTTTATGGAAAACTGAGAAATACGAAAAAAAAGTATGATCAACTGATGGAGAGACAACATTCCCCAAAgacaacgtgagcaagacaaaggagatgatcatggaatacaggaaaaggagggccgaacataccctcattcacatcgacagggctgtagtggagctggcTGAGAGttccaagttccttggtgtccacatcaccaacaaactagcatgttccaaacacaccaggaaagtcgtgaagagggcacaatgCCTTTTCGCCCTCAAGAGACTGAACAATTTTgcacagatcctcaaaaagttcaacaACTGCACCATGGAGCACATCctaaccggttgcatcaccgcctggtatggcaaatgctcggcTTCCGACTGTAAGCGTacaccccagtacatcactgggaccaagcttcctaccatccaggacctacagttgaagtcggaagtagcCAAATacagtgtttcacaattcctgacatttaatcctagtacaaatttccagtcagttaggatcaccactttattttaagaatgtgaaatgtcagaataaaagtagagagaatgatttatttcagctttcatcacattcccagtgggtctgacgtttacatacactcaattagtatttggtagcattgcctttaaattgttgaacttgggtcaaacatttcgggtagcctttttcagttctgcccacaaattgtctatgggattgaggtcagggctttgtgatggccactccaataccttgactttgttgttcataAGCCATTTTTACAcaagtttggaagtatgcttggggtcattgtccatttggaagacccatttgtgaccaagctttaacttcctggctgatgtcttgagatgttgcttcaatatatccacataattttcctgcctcatgattacatctattttgtgaagtgcaccagtccctcctgcagcaaagcacccccacaacatgatgctgccacccccatgcttcacggttgggatggtgttcttcggcttgcaagcctccccctttttcctccaaacataacaacggTCATGAccatgaccaaacagttctatttttgtttcatcagaccagagaacatttctccaaaaagtatggtgataatatatcTCTCTGAGCTGATCCGTCGTCAGTATTGTGTGCAATAATTATAATGTTGAGGTAAGTTGTGAATGGAAAAAGCTGATCCGAGAACAGCTCTGCCTTTCTTTCAATCCTGTCAGTATCGGCACATGCTCCAACTATGCGTGGGGTTTTGGAAACATATGTTTTAGGAACGATGCATTGTTTAACCACTTGTAAGCCTACATTGCatcgggaaaccgggccctggtATGTAACCTCAGTAAATCTTGCCTGGTTGGGAACCAGTAAATCTGTCAGGAGGTTGTGTATTTTCTTGCATTGCATCGGCTTGTTATAAAATCATAAAACATTCAATGGGGTCAACGAGAAGGAGCAAATACTTTATAGGTGTGTTGTTTGGTGCCCACTTTGAGTAAGGTGGCAATTTTCCATCGCTCGAGGACAGCACTGTTGGCCGGCTGTCTTGATTTATGCAATGATAATAACAGCTTCCTGGTTGTAGGTATAGGAACCATATTTCATTTCAACACAACTCATTGCCACGCTACTAGCTATTCTGTTCATTTGAAACCAAGGATGTACAGTAGGTTACATGGCTCTTTCATGGTTATAATGCACTGCACCTGTGAGATGGGGAGATGGTTGTttgacagtggtgtaaagtacttaagtaaaaaatacttgaaagtactacttaagtcattttttggtgtatctgtacttcactatttatatttttgcttacttttacttttactccaattacattcctaaagaaaataatgtactttttactccttacattttccttgacacccaaaattaccagttacattttgaatgcttaggcaggacaagaaaattgtctaattcacacacttatcaagagaatatccctggccattcctactgcctctgatctggcagactcactaaacacaaatgcttcgtttgtaaattatgtctgagtgttgaagtgtgccctTGGCTAAACCGAAATAAAACAAATCAAGAAAagtgtgccgtctggtttgcttaatataaggaatttgaaatgatttgtacttttacttttgatacttatgtatattttagcgattacatttacttttgatacataaggacatttaaaaccaaatactttaagacttttactgaagtagtattttactgggcgactttcacttttacttgagtcattttcttttaaggtatctttacttttactcaagtatgacaattgggtactttttccactactgcTGTTTGAGGACTTTagaaatacatatataatacaactGCATGTTGCTTAGTGTGAGGGGAACAATAATGAAAGGAAGAATCATTGCTACTCAGTTCAACCTAGCTCACTGAGTGCCttatggtcggatgccgagcagttgtcatacgaGGGAGGTGATGCAAGCGGtcgggatgctctcgatggtgcagctgtagaactttttgaggatctggggacccatgccaaatctcctgagggggaaaaggcattgtcgtgccctcttctcgACATTCTTGGtgggtttggaccatgatagtttggtgatgtggacaccaaggaacttgaaactctttacccgctccactacagccccgtcgatgtcaATGGAGGCGTGTTTTGCTCTCCTCTTCCTATAGTACAtgatcatctcatttgtctttCTCAAGTTGAAGGAGAGGctgttgtcctagcaccacactgccaggtctctgaccacctccccaTAGGCtctctcgtcgttgtcggtgtcaggcctaccaccgttgtgtcgtcatcAAACTTACTGATggggttggagtcgtgcttggccacgcagtcgtgggtgaacagggagtacaggaggggactgagcacgcacccctgaggggacccttgttgaggatcagcgtggcagatgtgttgttgcctacccttatcacctgggggcggcccgtcaggaagtccaggatccagttgcagagggagatgtttagtcccaggttccttagcttagtaatgagctttgtgggcactatggtgttgaacgctgcgctgtagtcaatgaacagcattttcacataggtgttccatttgtccaggtgggaaagggcagtgtcgAATGCGATTGagtttgcatcatctgtggatctgttggtgcggtatgcgaattgggGTGGGtgtagggtttccgggatgatggtgttgatgtgtgccatgaccagcctttcaaagcatttcatggctacccGCGTGAGTGCttcggggcggtagtcatttcgGCAGGTTGCCGTTGCTTTCTTGGTCACAGGGATtagggtggtctgcttgaaacatgtagctaTTAccgacttggtcagggagaggttgaaaatgtcagtgaagactcttgccagttggtctgcacatgctctgagtacatgtcctggtaccTGTGACTTTCTGAatgctgacctgtttaaaggtcttgctcacatcgatACCACGGTATGGTGTCTCCCCCCAGCTGTTAATGTATCTCTTAATAATAGCCTCATTATTATTTTCCTTGTGTTGCCATATTCACCTGGGTGGCGAGGAAACAAGCCCCGCTTATCTCACCTCAGAACAATAATCCTCATGTCTCTTCCAGATTGGCACGTAATTGTGTCACGGTGTCCTCTCTTGTCCCCAGAATGCAGTTCTATTTCTCCTCAGCGCTGCTGGGAGCCCACAtgaatcaaattaaattgtatttgtcacatgcttcggaAACAGCAAGTatagaccaacagtgaaatgctcactcaCGGGCCCCTGCCAA is a window of Oncorhynchus mykiss isolate Arlee chromosome 11, USDA_OmykA_1.1, whole genome shotgun sequence DNA encoding:
- the LOC110535720 gene encoding cytochrome c oxidase subunit 7C, mitochondrial yields the protein MLGQVVRRFTTSAVRSSHYGEGPGQNLPFSVDNKWRLLAMMVVFFGSGFAFPFIVVRHQLLKK